The following coding sequences are from one Gossypium hirsutum isolate 1008001.06 chromosome A12, Gossypium_hirsutum_v2.1, whole genome shotgun sequence window:
- the LOC107894098 gene encoding heavy metal-associated isoprenylated plant protein 39 isoform X1 has protein sequence MAAQKVVVKIMTMNDEKTKKKAIEAVADIYGVDSIAADVKEQKLTVIGEMDTVAIAKKLKKIGKVDIVTVGPAKEEKKDDKKDDKKGEKKDEKKDEKK, from the exons ATGGCGGCGCAG AAGGTGGTAGTGAAAATCATGACCATGAATGATGAAAAGACAAAAAAGAAAGCTATAGAGGCTGTTGCCGACATATATG GGGTTGATTCAATCGCGGCAGATGTGAAGGAGCAAAAGTTGACAGTCATAGGGGAGATGGACACGGTTGCCATTGCCAAAAAACTCAAGAAAATAGGGAAAGTAGACATTGTTACAGTGGGACCTGctaaagaagagaagaaagatgACAAAAAAGACGATAAGAAAGGTGAAAAGAAAGACGAAAAGAAGGATGAAAAGAAATGA
- the LOC107894098 gene encoding heavy metal-associated isoprenylated plant protein 39 isoform X2, with amino-acid sequence MTMNDEKTKKKAIEAVADIYGVDSIAADVKEQKLTVIGEMDTVAIAKKLKKIGKVDIVTVGPAKEEKKDDKKDDKKGEKKDEKKDEKK; translated from the exons ATGACCATGAATGATGAAAAGACAAAAAAGAAAGCTATAGAGGCTGTTGCCGACATATATG GGGTTGATTCAATCGCGGCAGATGTGAAGGAGCAAAAGTTGACAGTCATAGGGGAGATGGACACGGTTGCCATTGCCAAAAAACTCAAGAAAATAGGGAAAGTAGACATTGTTACAGTGGGACCTGctaaagaagagaagaaagatgACAAAAAAGACGATAAGAAAGGTGAAAAGAAAGACGAAAAGAAGGATGAAAAGAAATGA